The Tautonia plasticadhaerens nucleotide sequence CCTATCCCCCACGGGCGAGATCACGAAGAAGAGATCGCCCTGCCGGATGTAGCGGGGCTCGTCTGGGCCGCCGCCGAAGAAGCTCTGCCTGCTCCCCGGTAGTGCGGCTTTCGCCTCTTCAGGGTAATCGGGGTAGTCCGGCGGCTCCTCAGCATCGTCCCTACCGGCGGCTTGGGTTTCGTGAACTTGTGGTTGCTTGGAGCCGGCTTGGTCGCCCTGCGAGACGCCGCCTGTATCCGCCTCTGTTGCCTGTGCCCAGTGGGCGAGGCCCGTTCCCCCGACAGCGAGAGCGAGGCTCACGAGAAGGACCACCATGACGATCTTGATCTTGGACAGCAGCATCATCTTCATCACCTCCTCCGTCAGGGCGGCGATCTCGGCAGAGACCATCCCCGCCATCATCGCCCGCCTCGCCGCAATCAGGCTTGCGGCCTGAGCCGTGGAACCGATGAGCGCGTTCGGCATGCCGGCCGACGCCTCCCCGGCCAGCAGCACCGCCAGCGACCCACCCGAGATCGCCTCGCCCCGGCGGGACAGTTGCCTCGCCAGCATCGCCCTCGCCCTGGACAGCCGCCCCGAGACCGTCCCGACGGGCACGCCGAGTTGCTCGGCCGCCTCCCGGTGGGTCCTGCCCTCCAACTCGCAGAGGACGATCGGGATGCGGTACTTCTCGGGCAGGCGGCTCAACTGCCGGTCGAGCCGGGCAAGCAGGTCGTCCCGATTCTGTTCCCGAATTTCGGGCTCCGGCACGTCCGGCACCTGAACCTCCCGTGCCTGCCGCTTCGCCCTCGTCGCCCTCGCCTTCATGGCCGTCTGGTATGCCACGCCGTAGAGCCAGTTGCCGAGCTTCTCCCGGTGGGCGATCGACGCCGCCTTGCGGGCGAGGACCAGGAAGGTGGCCTGGTAGGCATCCTGGGCGTCGTGGTGATCCCGGAGCACCCGGCGGCAGACGCCCCAGACCATCGGCCCGTGGCGCCGCTCGATCGCCTCGAAGACGGCCTCCTCGTGCCGCTCCACGAAGCGATCCAGCAGTTGCCCGTCCGACAGCCCCCCGACCGCCCCCACGTCGAAGAGGGTGCCGAGGTCTCGGATGGCCGTGCTTGTCACGCCCTTTTTCACCACCCCGCCCCTTCGGTCTTGCCGGGCCTTTACCTGACTACTACCCGGTCGTGCCCGATCTCATACGCTTTTTCCCCGACCGATCCCTCCAGCCGCCATCATGCTCGCTTCTTCCGGGCAGGACTACGGGGACGGGCTGGACCATAACTCTCACGGCAGTTTAGGCTTGGAAATTCTCCCGGGAAACCCGTGAGGGCGGGCCCTCCTCCGGGCAGTACATCGGGATTGGGCATCCAGGGGGACGAGGCGATGGCGAGCGGAGATGCGGGCGTCCTCCGGCAGGTCCAGGCGCTTTTCGGCGTCGGGACGGTCGTCGGGATGACGGATGCCGAACTCCTGGGGCGGTTTCTCACCCGGCATGGGGATGCCGCCGAGGTCGCCTTCGAGGCGATCGTCCGGCGCCACGGGCCGATGGTGCTCCGGGTCTGCCGGGACGTGCTGGGCGACCCGCACGCCGCCGAGGACGCCTGCCAGGCGACCTTCCTGGTGCTGGCCCGCAAGGCCGGCGGCATCGGCGGGCGGGAGCGGCTAGGCAACTGGCTCTACGGGGTCGCCTATCGGACCGCCCTGAAGGCCAGGGCCGGGGCCGCCCGGCGGCGTCGGCACGAACAGAAGGCCGCCGAGATGGTCCCCGAGGCCCAGGCCAAGGAGCGGAACCGGCACGATTTCGCCCCGGTGCTCCACGAGGAGATCGGCCGCCTGCCCGAGAGATTCAGGGCCCCGGTGGTGCTCTGCCATCTGGAGGGGCTGAGCTATGCGGCGGCGGCCGGGCACCTCCGGGTGACGGAGGGCACGGTGCGGGGGCGGCTGGCCCGTGCGCGGGTCCTGTTGCGGGATCGGCTGGGCCGCCGGGGGGTGGCGCCCGCCGCTGGGCTGGGGGCCTTGGCCTCGTCCCGGAACGCCCTGGCCGTCCCCGCCCCGCTGATCGAGGGCACGGTCCGGGCGGCGATGCAGATCGTGACGGGGAGGGTGGCACCGGCCGGGGCGGTCTCGGCGGCGGTCGCCACGCTCACGCAGGAGGTCTTGAGGGCGATGACCATGATGAGGCTCAAGGGGATCACCACGGGGCTGCTGTTCATCGGCGGGCTCGTCTCGGGGGCGGGATGGCTGACGCACCATGCCCTGGCGGATCGGCCCGAGGGGCAGCAGGAGGGGCAAAAGGCCGTACCGGCCGTCGAGGTGCCCGACCGGGACGAGGGAGATCGCCGGGTGATCCTGGGGACCTGGACGACGGAGATCGTCATCCCCAGGGCCGTCGACGGCGAGCCTCAGCCGCCGCTGAGGCTGGAGGAGACCTGGGTCATCACGGGCGATCGGATCGTCACAGCCCAGGACGAGGAGGCGCTCAAGGTCGGTGCCGTCCACGAGTCGGTCTACCGGTACACGCTCGACCCCGATGTGACCCCCAAGGCCATCGATCTCACCGAGCCCGGCTGGGGCACCTTCCCGGGCATCTACGAACTGGACGGCGACCAATTGAGGATCAGTTACGGCGTCGGAGAGCGTCCCACCGAGTTCACCCACGACGACCAGCGGGGGCCGTTCCTCAAGACCCTCAAGCGGGTCAGCCCCGACCCCCGCCCGGTCACGCCGCTGTTCGCCACCGCACCGGGAGGCTCCTGGGCGATCCATCCCGACGACCCGGGTGGGGCGACGGACAAGCTGACCAGCACGATCGGCGGGGTCGTCCTGCTCACCGAGGACTCGCCCGACGGCTCCCTGCAAGTCACGCTGGCCCATCCGGTCGATCCCGGCGCCGGGCCGAGGCCGGAATACCGCGCGGTCGCCTTCGACGAGGACCGGAGGCGTTACCTCCTGGAGCCGACCCTCGGTGGCACCGGCGGCAGTGCCCGAGGAGGCGTGCGGGTCTCGCTCCAGCGGTTCCGCATGGACCCGGAGGTCCTGCCAGAGGAGGAGATCGCCTACCTGGGCGTCGAGATCGTCACCCCCGGGGCCCTGCTCATGGAGGCCGATCGGGCGTTCGAGCGGGCCGAGGCCGCCGGGGTCGAGGTGCTGCCGCCGCCACGGGTCGGGGAACCCTTCGAGTTCGCCCTGACGACGATGGACGGCGAGGTGGTCCGCTCCGAGGACTTGAGGGGCAAGGTGGTCCTGATCGACTGCTGGGCCTCGTGGTGCTCGCCCTGCATGGCGAAGATGCCGGGGCTCAAGGCCCTGCACGAGCGCCACGACGGCGGGTTCGAGATCGTGGGCGTTTGCTTCGACAAGGATGCGGAGAAGGCGAAAGAGGCGATCGAGTCGCTGGGGATGACCTGGCCGCAGGTCCTCGTGCCGGACGACGAGGAGGTGCGGCGCCTGTGGTCCGAGGGCTCGATGATCGACGGCCTGCCCCGGCTGCTGGTGCTGGACCGGCGGGGCGTCCTGCGGGTGGATTGCGCCCCGGAAGAGGTCGAGGAGCAGGTCGTCCGGCTGCTCGGGGAGCCGGGGCAGCCGAAACCGTAGTGGGCCGGGGGTGGCCTCGCGTGCCCCTACCCAGCCGGGCCGATCCGGGCCTGGAGCATGCCACACCCGGGACCCGATCAGTTCCCGGGAGCCCGCCCCTGGTTCGCTCGGGTCAGGGCGTAGACGATGGCGTTGATGCCCATCGGGAACGCCTTCAGCGACATCTCCCGAGTATAGCGCTCGTCAACGCCGACCCGCTCCCAGCCGTCGCCCAGGTCGGTGTTGTGGCAGATCAGCACCATCAGCCGGCCACCCTCGTCCGAGATGCCCAGGTATTGCGCCTCGACGGCATCGCCGAGGCCGGGTTCCGCCCCCGACAGGAAGCTGTGGATGCTCCAGACCTGCGGCTTCTCCCGGAGGTCGAAGGCGCAATGGAAGATCGGATGGTCCGGGGGCAGTTCCTCGGGTTCACGGCCGGGGAGGACGACCACCATATCCCGTGACGGACACGCACCTGCATTGCTTCGCCGGGACGGAAGGCCCCGCTTGCCGTACCACTTTCAAACCGCCCCCGAGACATCAATCCCATAATTTGATGTAAACTTTCGCTTGAACATCAGTCGCAGATTCTCGTTTGAGGGATCGGGATCAAGCAATTGGGCGATGTAGCTCTCATAAACCCCTTCCAACTTCCTGAATAGGCGGATAGGGTCCACAAAGACGGAGGAACAATCGGTGCCGTCGGCGTAGACAGCGTGACCAGCGGCAACGTACCGGACGATCCCAGGCTCGGGGTTGATTGCTGCATAGGGTGGGATGTGGGCCTCATGAACGATACCACATCGGAATCCGGAGTATAGCACGTCCGCACCGGTCACGAGGTCCGGCCTAGTGGGACGCCTGATAGGAGCCGGAAGATTCGGCGCGAACTCAGGCAATTTCCTCTTGACGAAATCGACATACATCGAGGCACTCGATTCGGCCGCTCCCTTCTCAAACTGAGCGAGCATGTCAATCAACAAGCAGTCGATCGCCATGACTGAAAACGCATTATGCCAGTCGGAGGCAAGGTTGCTACCAGGTCCGATGTACCAGTCGGTTATCCTATCCATGAATGCGTACACTACTGAGGATAATTTCGACCAGTCGATCTTCACGTACAGGGTAGAGCGGCTGAAATGGCGGTCCGGTGCCTGCACTGGCCTGTGAAACATGGTTCTCCTCTCCCGATAGTAATGCTTTTCCGAGGGACATTGAGGTTAGATTCCGACGCAGACGCGATAGAGCGGCCAATTATCGCGCCTCGTCTGTTCGTTCTGACGACACACATTTAATGAGGAAAATTGTATATTATCACCTGGTTGCTGTCGTTGCGAGCTTCTTTGCAAGCGTTCTCGTCTCGTTTGTCGATCATCCTGCGATCCATGTGATATTGCAAGCCAGCCAGGGATTCAAGGAGCCGAGCCAGCCACGAAGGGTTTTCCGGCCTATCTACCCGATTCGATGGACGCCCCCCCCAATGCATCTACGACATGCCGGACCAAGGGACCCTGCGGTAGACTGGCTCCCCGACGCCAGACCGGGAGGACGAGGGGCGAACGGCCCGATGCGAGACTTCCTGAGCCGACACCTCTTCAGCCCCCTCCAGGGGATGACCGCCGGAGCCTGGGCCACGACCCTGCGGCAGAACCGCCTCGCCGTCGGCCCCCCGTACTGGCCCCGGGCCGCCTTCCAGTCGGCAGTCGTCCCGTTTAACTCGGCCATCGCCAGACTGGAGAACGCCGTGCATGGCCGGGCGGTCGAGGCCACCCGGGTCGAGCCACCCCTGTTCATCCTCGGCCACTGGCGGCAGGGCACGACCCACCTGCACAACCTGCTGGCCCGGGACCCGCAGTTCGCCTACCCGACCCTCTACCAGACGCTCTATCCCCGAACCTTCCTCACGACCGAGGGCCTGGTCCCCCGGCTCGGCCGTCCCCTCCTGATGCGCCAGCGGCCCCACGATCACGTCGCCCTGGACTTCGGCGTACCCAACGAGGACGAGATCGCCCTGGTCAACGACTCGGGCCGCTCGCCCTACCTGGCCTGGGCGTTCCCCCGGCACGCCGCCTCCTACGACCGCTTCCTGACGCTCCGGGAAGCCACTGGGGACGAGGTGGCGGCCTGGAAGGCGTCCCTGCTGCGGTTCCTCAAGAAGCTGACCCTCCGGCACGGCAGGCCGCTGGTCCTGAAGTCGCCGCCGCACACCGCCCGCATCCGGCTGCTGCTGGGGCTATTCCCCGACGCCCGGTTCGTCCACATCCGCCGGGACCCCTACGAGGTGTTCCGCTCCACCAGGCACATGGTCGCCACTACGATGCGCTACTGGCGGTTGCAGGAGGCGCCGCCGGGAGGCGAGGACGAGGAGGGTCGCATCCTCCGCATCTACCGGGAGATGTACGACGCTTACTTCGAGCAGCGGGGCCTGATCCCGGCGGGGAACCTGTGCGAGGTGGCCTACGAGGACCTCGAACGCGATCCGATCGGCCAGGTCGGCGCCATCTACGACGCCCTCGGCCTGCCCGGCTTCGAGGCCGCCCGGCCCCGGCTGGAGGTCTACCTCGGGTCGATCGCCGGCTACCTCAAGAACTCGCACCTGGGCCTGCCAGAGCCCCTGCGCCGGCGGATCGCCCGGGACTGGGAGCGGAACTTCGAGGCGTGGGGCTATCCCCGATAGGGCCTGCCTCGCCTTCGGGGATCGTGCTCGATGGTCCCCGATGGGGACGAATCGAACCGATGCGGCCGTCGAGGAACCAAGGACTCTGGCAGTCCGGCGAGATGGTCCCGGCGGGGCAGGTGTTGCAAACGCAACCCCTGGCCGGCTTCGGGTGGCAATGGCGCATTGGGGAATTCCCCAACCTGATCCAGCCATCGGGGCCGAGCACGGATGGGCCCGAGGCTCCCCGGTCGAGGTTGAGGCCGGCAGCGTATGCGATCCGCTTCCTCCCGGCCCCCATCTCGAACGACATCCCCGAGAGTTAACTCGTATCCGGACACTGCCCCCCAGCGGAAGACGAGCACCAGCAACCCGGGGCTACCAACATTGAGCCACATCGTCACGATCAAGACCGAGGTGCGGGACGCCGAGGCGGTCAGGGCCGCCTGCAAGCGGCTGGGCCTCGACGAGCCGGTCCACGGTACCGTCCGACTCTTCAGCGGCGAGGCCACCGGCCTGCTCGTGAATCTGCCCGGCTGGCACTACCACGCCGTCGCTGACCTCGCTACAGGTCAGATCAACTTCGACAATTACGAAGGCCAGTGGGGCGAGCAGCGGCACCTGGACGCCTTCGTGCAGGCGTATGCCTTGGAGAAGGCCAAGATCGAGGCCCGCAAGCGGGGCCATTCCGTCCACGAGCAGCCCCTCCCCGACGGGTCCATCAAGCTGGTGATCCAGGTCGCCGGAGGTGTCTCGTGAGCAAGGTCATCGAGATCACCGTCGGCCCCAAGGGCGAGACCAGGGTCGTGACCAGGGGGTTCGCCGGGGCCGAATGCCGGGTCGCCAGCCAGTACGTTGAGCAGGCCCTCGGGAAGCGAACCGCCGAGCAGATGACCGCCGAGTTCTACCAGGGCCAGCAGCAGGCCAGCCAGGACCTCCGGCAGTCGAACTGATCACCTCCGGGCCGTGGCCCCCTCCTACGGCCCTCTCCCCATCTTTTGTTTACACCTTCGAGCATCTGGAGCACGTCATGACGCTCGGCGAGCGCCTGTCGGAGTACGTCCGCGCCGCCTTCTCTGGGGTCTGGATTCAGTCCCACGAGCACGACGACGCCATCCTGGAGATCGCCCAGGTCGCTCGGGAGAACGGCTGGGACCTCGTGACCTGGGATATCGACCGGGGCTTGAGCATCAACGGTCAGGTCCCCAATTCGGACATTACGCCCGCCGCCGCCGACCCGCTGTCGGCGGTCAAGGTGCTGAACTCCCTGGGTATTCCCGGCGGCACGACCATCCTGGTACTCCGCAACTTTCATCGGTTCCTGGGGTCTGCCGAGATCGTCCAGGCTCTCGACTCGGCGATCAGTCAGGGCAAGCAGGCCGGGAAGATCATCGTGATCCTGTCGCCCGTGGTGCAGATTCCGGTCGAGCTTGAGCGCCTCTTCGCCGTCGGCGAGCACGACCTGCCGGGCCGGGACCAACTGGACCAGATCGCCCGGGGGATCGCCACCGAGCCGGGGGAACTGCCGGAGGGCGACAACCTGTGCATGGTGCTCGATGCGGCATCGGGCCTGACCCGGATGGAGGCCGAGAACGCCTTCTCGCTGTCCCTGGTACGCCATGGCAAGGTTGTCCCGGAGACCCTCTGGGAACTCAAGAATGGGATGCTCAAGAAGTCCGGGCTACTGACTTTGCACCGGGGCGGCGAGACCTTCGACGACCTGGGCGGTCTGGAGGCACTCAAGGCGTTCACGAAGAGGGCCCTGACCGGTGGCCGTCGTGGTACGGGGGTACGACCTCGGGGCGTCCTGCTCCTGGGCGTGCCGGGCACCGGGAAGTCAGCTTTTGCGAAGGCGCTGGGGAATGAGACGGGACGCCCGACCCTCGTCATGGATGTCGGTGCCCTGATGGGAAGCCTTGTAGGCCAGACCGAGGCTAACATACGCCAGGCGTTGCGGGTCGTTGATGCGATGGCCCCGGCGATCCTCTTCGTCGACGAGATCGAGAAGGCGTTGGCCGGGGTCCAATCCTCGGGCCAGACCGACAGCGGGGTCGGTGCCCGCCTGTTCGGCACCCTCCTCGGTTGGTTGAACGACCACGAATCCGATGTGTTCGTCGTCGCCACGAGCAATGACATCTCCAAGTTGCCCCCGGAGTTCAGCCGGGCCGAAAGATGGGACGGGACGTTCTTCCTCGACCTCCCCGGCCAGATGGAACGGCTCGGCATCTGGGACCTCTACATCAACAAGTTTGGCCTGAACCCGGACCAGTCGTGCCCGATCGACGAGGGCTGGACGGGGGCCGAGATCAAGTCGGCATGCCGCCTGTCGGCCCTCCTGGACGTACCCCTGGTCGAGTCCGCCCGGAACGTGGTCCCGGTCTCTGTGACGGCGGGCGAGTCGGTCGAGCGGCTCCGCAACTGGGCCAGTGGGCGCTGCCTGGCGGCCGATCGGCCGGGAATCTACGTCCGCAACCAGGGAGGGATGCTACCGCCCGGCAACCCGTCGCACTTCAACCCCTCGATGAACTGATCCGGCGGAACTTGTCCGGGAACCCTGCCAGGCGAACGACGAACGCAAAGTTGGATTGACACCACGGAGGTTACCGATGGACGCCCTTCTCGACGTACCCCGGAGCAACGCCCGGAGCAACCAGTCTACTGCCCAGAACCTCCGGGCCAACATGGCGGCGGTGCGGGTGTCCTTCACCTGGATGGGCACGAGGAAGACCCTGACCCCGGAGCAGCGGGCCCAGGCCGCCCAGCCGTTCGAGGCCGAGGGCCAGTACCTCTCGGCCGGCAAGAAGCTGCTCGACACCAGCCATTCCGCATTCAAGGCCGTGACGGCGATCCGGGGCAAGATCGCCTCGACCTGGAAATCGATGTCGCTGCCGTTTCCCGAGCCGGGGGTACGGCTGATCCGGCAGGACGAGGTGGCTAATTTCTCCTTCCTGATGACCGACTACCGGGCCGAACTCGCCGATGCCGTCGCCAACCTCGACCGGCACTACAGCGAGTTGAAGGTCGCCGCCGCCGAACGCCTGGGGCGCCTGTTCAACCCCGGCGACTATCCGGAGACGCTGGTCGGCCTGTTCGATGTTTCGTGGGACTTCCCCAGCGTCGAGCCGCCGGACTACCTCCGGGAGTTGAACCCGGCCCTGTACGAGGCCGAACGTGCCCGGGTCGCCGCCCGGTTCGACGAGGCCGTCCAGCTTGCCGAGTCGGCCTTCCTGGAGGAGTTCGGCAAGCTGGTCTCCCACTTGACCGAGCGGATCGGCGGCGTCGGGGAGGATGGCAAGCCCAAGGTCTTCCGGGACTCGGCAATCGGCAACCTGGGCGACTTCTTCGACCGGTTCAGAAATCTGAACGTCCGGAGCAACGAGCAACTGGACGAGTTGGTCGCCCAGGCCCAGCGGGCGGTACGGGGCATCGGTGCCCAGGACCTACGGGACAGCGGAGACCTCCGGCAGCGGGTGGCGACCGAGTTGAACCGGGTCCAGTCGGCCCTGGACGGTCTGATGGTCGATCGTCCCCGTCGTCGCATCATCCGGCCGTCCAAACCCAGCGAGGTGTAATCGTGTATTTGATCATCGAGCGGGACGGGTCGGTCCGGGGCATCTACGGCGAGGAGATTGCCCTGGATGCCCTCGGGCAGCCGAAGATCACCAGGGCCAGCCACGTCGAACCGGACGACCAGGGGCGCTGGCTGGCCGACCTGTCACCCGTCGGGGGGCCGGTGCTTGGCCCCTTCGACGGGCGTTCGGAGGCCCTGGAAGCGGAGGTGGCCTGGCTGGAGGAGCACTGGCTGGAGGCCCGGAGGGAGGCCCGGTTTCCGATCCGCCGTGCCCCGGGCCATGCGGCTCCCCTGGCTGCTCGACCGATCTCTGAACGCTGGGGAGTCACCCGAGGAGCCGTAGTTCAGGGTCACGAACTGGACCGATGCGGCGATTAGGCTGGGCTATTCGTATTCCGACATGGCTAAGCGCAACCCGTGTCTTACCATATCGTCGAACCGGGACCTTGAGTGGTGCTGCCCTGCAAAGTCGAATGACTGAACAGCGAAGATCACTTCTCGTAGCTCATCAGGCTCACTCCGGGCGTACTTTGTAATCGGGACCAACTCTTTATCCAAATGATATAAGCTGATGCCAAGTGCCTCCGCTTCTCGGACTGCCCCCGATTGGAAACCGATGGTTGTTACGATCGAGCCCTTGGCCCGACCGACGCCGATGCCCTGAATCTTACTGTGCAGTTCATGCACTGTGCCGATCTCGACTTCGCGTTTGCTCTTTTGTTTGCATTCCCAAAGCCAGATGAGGAAAGGATCGGTTGAACCCTGCCGAAACGCCTCAAGTGAAACCTCGATTCTTATCGCGTTACCTGATGCACGGCTATGGTAAGTGGCGTTGCGTCTGACTTGGACATCAGCAGTGAAGGGGAAGTAACCCCTCGTTACCGCCGAACGAACGGCGTTGTAGACTTCATCCTCGAAACTCCTCCAAGGGATGCCTTCATCAAGCGGTTCGCTCACCGAAAACCTCGGGCTATACACCACCTAAATCAAAATGTGCAGGAGAAATGCGAGCACAATTCCTTGTCGTCCGTGTATTGTCCCCCGTCTGCCCGATCATCCCGAGTTCTTTGAGTCGTAGCAAGCGCATCTCGGGGATAGACGGACGATAAGGGGGCGGCAACCATGCCCAGGCTGCCGCAGTCAGCAGGTCTGATGAGGACGGATGTCTTCCAGGATACCCCCATCTTGCGGGGGAAGCAGCGAAGCCGAGCACCTCTTCGACCGCTCGCCCCTGACCCCTCGGCTACCCGCCACCGATTGAATTGAGGGCCAGGAGGAAGTTTCGCAGGTCGGCGGCCAGGCGATCCGCCGACAGGTAGCGGTCCTCCGGGCCCTTCGCCAGGCACCGCAGGCAGGCCCGCTCCAGCCCCTCCGGCACGCCGGCCTCGATCGACCGGGGCGGGGGCGGTTCACCGCCGACGATCTGCTCCCGCAACGCCACGGGATCGCTGTCCCGGAACGGCCCCCGGCCGGTCAGCAATTCATAGAGGACGACCCCGAGGGCGTAAAGGTCGGCCCGCCGATCGACCAGCCCGCCGCCCAACTGCTCCGGCGCCATGTAGGGCAGCGTCCCGGCGGCGTCCACGTCTTCCAGCAGGTATGCCTCGGCCACGGCGATGCCGAAGTCGGTCAGGTAGGCCCGAAAGGCGGCGTCGAGCAGGATGTTGGACGGCTTGATGTCCCGGTGGATGAAGCCCCGCTCATGGGCGTGGTGCAACGCCTCGGCGACCTCGGCCACGATCCGGGCCGTCTCCCGATACGAGGGGCGGTCGATCCGGAGCCGTCGCGCCAGGTCTTCGCCGTCGATCCACTCGCTGACGATGAAGCAGGTCGGCCCCTCCCGGCCCACGTCGTAGACCGGCACGATGCCCGGGTGCCGCAGCCGGGCGACCTTTCGGGCCTCGACCCGGCACTGGTCCACCTCGGCCCCGGTGACCGGCCGATCCACCCGGGGGACCTTCACGGCCACCGGCCGCTCCAGCCAGGTGTCGAAGCCCCGGAACACCCGCCCGAAGCCGCCCTCTCCAATCAGGGCGTCGAGCCGATAGCGGTCGGCCATCGTCCGGGGCAGGTCGCTGCCCGTGGTCACCACGGCCGCCGGGCCGGGGGAAGTCGTCGGGTCCACGATCGGCTCGTCGAGCCAGGCGACCTGCCCCAGCTTCTCGACCTGCCGCCGGAACGCCTCCAGGAGCCCCGGGGCATCGGCACAGAACTCCTCCGGTGTCGGGGCCTGGCCCCGTGCCCTGGCCTC carries:
- a CDS encoding sulfotransferase family protein codes for the protein MRDFLSRHLFSPLQGMTAGAWATTLRQNRLAVGPPYWPRAAFQSAVVPFNSAIARLENAVHGRAVEATRVEPPLFILGHWRQGTTHLHNLLARDPQFAYPTLYQTLYPRTFLTTEGLVPRLGRPLLMRQRPHDHVALDFGVPNEDEIALVNDSGRSPYLAWAFPRHAASYDRFLTLREATGDEVAAWKASLLRFLKKLTLRHGRPLVLKSPPHTARIRLLLGLFPDARFVHIRRDPYEVFRSTRHMVATTMRYWRLQEAPPGGEDEEGRILRIYREMYDAYFEQRGLIPAGNLCEVAYEDLERDPIGQVGAIYDALGLPGFEAARPRLEVYLGSIAGYLKNSHLGLPEPLRRRIARDWERNFEAWGYPR
- a CDS encoding serine/threonine-protein kinase — encoded protein: MTIPDRNALLDRIVRWEEARARGQAPTPEEFCADAPGLLEAFRRQVEKLGQVAWLDEPIVDPTTSPGPAAVVTTGSDLPRTMADRYRLDALIGEGGFGRVFRGFDTWLERPVAVKVPRVDRPVTGAEVDQCRVEARKVARLRHPGIVPVYDVGREGPTCFIVSEWIDGEDLARRLRIDRPSYRETARIVAEVAEALHHAHERGFIHRDIKPSNILLDAAFRAYLTDFGIAVAEAYLLEDVDAAGTLPYMAPEQLGGGLVDRRADLYALGVVLYELLTGRGPFRDSDPVALREQIVGGEPPPPRSIEAGVPEGLERACLRCLAKGPEDRYLSADRLAADLRNFLLALNSIGGG
- a CDS encoding DUF2997 domain-containing protein gives rise to the protein MSKVIEITVGPKGETRVVTRGFAGAECRVASQYVEQALGKRTAEQMTAEFYQGQQQASQDLRQSN
- a CDS encoding sigma-70 family RNA polymerase sigma factor yields the protein MASGDAGVLRQVQALFGVGTVVGMTDAELLGRFLTRHGDAAEVAFEAIVRRHGPMVLRVCRDVLGDPHAAEDACQATFLVLARKAGGIGGRERLGNWLYGVAYRTALKARAGAARRRRHEQKAAEMVPEAQAKERNRHDFAPVLHEEIGRLPERFRAPVVLCHLEGLSYAAAAGHLRVTEGTVRGRLARARVLLRDRLGRRGVAPAAGLGALASSRNALAVPAPLIEGTVRAAMQIVTGRVAPAGAVSAAVATLTQEVLRAMTMMRLKGITTGLLFIGGLVSGAGWLTHHALADRPEGQQEGQKAVPAVEVPDRDEGDRRVILGTWTTEIVIPRAVDGEPQPPLRLEETWVITGDRIVTAQDEEALKVGAVHESVYRYTLDPDVTPKAIDLTEPGWGTFPGIYELDGDQLRISYGVGERPTEFTHDDQRGPFLKTLKRVSPDPRPVTPLFATAPGGSWAIHPDDPGGATDKLTSTIGGVVLLTEDSPDGSLQVTLAHPVDPGAGPRPEYRAVAFDEDRRRYLLEPTLGGTGGSARGGVRVSLQRFRMDPEVLPEEEIAYLGVEIVTPGALLMEADRAFERAEAAGVEVLPPPRVGEPFEFALTTMDGEVVRSEDLRGKVVLIDCWASWCSPCMAKMPGLKALHERHDGGFEIVGVCFDKDAEKAKEAIESLGMTWPQVLVPDDEEVRRLWSEGSMIDGLPRLLVLDRRGVLRVDCAPEEVEEQVVRLLGEPGQPKP
- a CDS encoding AAA family ATPase, whose translation is MTLGERLSEYVRAAFSGVWIQSHEHDDAILEIAQVARENGWDLVTWDIDRGLSINGQVPNSDITPAAADPLSAVKVLNSLGIPGGTTILVLRNFHRFLGSAEIVQALDSAISQGKQAGKIIVILSPVVQIPVELERLFAVGEHDLPGRDQLDQIARGIATEPGELPEGDNLCMVLDAASGLTRMEAENAFSLSLVRHGKVVPETLWELKNGMLKKSGLLTLHRGGETFDDLGGLEALKAFTKRALTGGRRGTGVRPRGVLLLGVPGTGKSAFAKALGNETGRPTLVMDVGALMGSLVGQTEANIRQALRVVDAMAPAILFVDEIEKALAGVQSSGQTDSGVGARLFGTLLGWLNDHESDVFVVATSNDISKLPPEFSRAERWDGTFFLDLPGQMERLGIWDLYINKFGLNPDQSCPIDEGWTGAEIKSACRLSALLDVPLVESARNVVPVSVTAGESVERLRNWASGRCLAADRPGIYVRNQGGMLPPGNPSHFNPSMN
- a CDS encoding DUF4159 domain-containing protein, producing the protein MVVVLPGREPEELPPDHPIFHCAFDLREKPQVWSIHSFLSGAEPGLGDAVEAQYLGISDEGGRLMVLICHNTDLGDGWERVGVDERYTREMSLKAFPMGINAIVYALTRANQGRAPGN
- a CDS encoding RNA polymerase sigma factor, yielding MKKGVTSTAIRDLGTLFDVGAVGGLSDGQLLDRFVERHEEAVFEAIERRHGPMVWGVCRRVLRDHHDAQDAYQATFLVLARKAASIAHREKLGNWLYGVAYQTAMKARATRAKRQAREVQVPDVPEPEIREQNRDDLLARLDRQLSRLPEKYRIPIVLCELEGRTHREAAEQLGVPVGTVSGRLSRARAMLARQLSRRGEAISGGSLAVLLAGEASAGMPNALIGSTAQAASLIAARRAMMAGMVSAEIAALTEEVMKMMLLSKIKIVMVVLLVSLALAVGGTGLAHWAQATEADTGGVSQGDQAGSKQPQVHETQAAGRDDAEEPPDYPDYPEEAKAALPGSRQSFFGGGPDEPRYIRQGDLFFVISPVGDRFSIYDAATKKVSTIRLPGSKESPLNVAPILSDRLVSLMLEGPEINRLYVFSLDDWEWHPQDLKEPASGRLDPTMGRTVVAYTQDRSIYAFSSDSKQWSILELPEGLRMGPVVMTQGDDVPSGMPGFGRDQISPVVTPDSIVVEYDGHVHEFSGKTGEWEHFDLRALIDAALESAEDGAE
- a CDS encoding DUF1257 domain-containing protein codes for the protein MSHIVTIKTEVRDAEAVRAACKRLGLDEPVHGTVRLFSGEATGLLVNLPGWHYHAVADLATGQINFDNYEGQWGEQRHLDAFVQAYALEKAKIEARKRGHSVHEQPLPDGSIKLVIQVAGGVS